In the genome of Etheostoma cragini isolate CJK2018 chromosome 5, CSU_Ecrag_1.0, whole genome shotgun sequence, the window AGACGTCGAAACAATGACAGAGACAACCTCTCCCCTGGTATGACTAATGGTAAGTTCCCTCCCCAAATCCCCCCCAATGAAGCTACTTGTACATGTCCCTTTTGCTTTGACCCTGAGCAATCTTTCCAATTTCACATACACATCTTCCCTTAATATCCCCTAAAGGCAAAGTGAAGTTTGTTTCCCTCTGAATTCTCTCTGTTGTCccccattttttcttttttgttcccCTGTGATGCTGTTATGTATGAAAGCTGCCAAAAACGTCACACTTTTCCAGGACTTTACCCCAGCAACATGCAGAGGGACTCAGGACACTCCTACTGTGCTACAACCTCTGTAGTGCTTTTGGTTATACATTTCTCCATCTATTCATTCAATATGATGGAAAGTAGAGTGAAGTATGCAGAAAAGTATGATTATGTGCTGAATCTCTAGAGTTTGCAAGCATTCCGTTACTGAATAGTCCCTGAGAAAAACCCTCCACATAGAGATAAGTAAGATTTAATTATCATTAatagttataaaaaagttattagtataaacacttttattattgttgtcattgttattttgtttttctcttgttaAATAATTAGATCAGTCAGTATTTGATTATATTAAGAGTTTTTATTGCCCATTATTAACTTAGCAGGCCTACGTTTTAGAGTGATATTTTGTctataaaacaacacattgtcaTACATGATCATACCACATAGATTACACTGTAAGTATAGCCTAGCTTTACTGACCTTCTTACCAATTGTCAGTCCTCAGTCTTTTACTCCTTTTCCTCATGGTTTCCTTCACACATGCATACCCTACATCTTATTGACTCCGTTTTCACCTCTGGATGGGTGTGAGCTCCCTTTCTTACTGGACTGGCTTCTTCTCTCTGTATCCAGTGCAGACGATGAGTCAGTCTGACAGGTGACAGGTCCTATTCTGTGAAAACTGGAGCAATACCCAGAGATGTAACAATGCATAGAGATACGACCATGAGGGTCAAAGGGTGAAAAGGGATATGTTCAGATCACAGCTGCAGTGAATCTGATAACCGTGTATCtgtcctgtctgtctatctgtctggcTACCTGCCCCCCAAAGGCCGTTCCTGCTTTGACGCTCTGCGTAAACACGTGGCGGCGCTTCGAATACCTGGATATTGTGTCTTCTGCTAATCTCACAATGATCACGGTGACGGGTTTCAAGAGGTCTATAATTTACTGTCCTGATTTAGTACGTCTAATTGGAGGACCAAAACTGACGTTTTAGGCAATAAGGAAAATggtcagataaataaataaataatgaataatgaaaaaagaaaatatgccTATAAGTCTATAAATGCTcaaagaaattgaaaataaCCATCAGGTTCACATCCTTAAAACAAATATTGTGGTGGACAGTGAAGGAACAAAATACATTCATCAATTTCCTTGTGCATtagatttattaattttgtttctttatttctcacTCAATTTTGCATATTGATTTATAAATTTTATATTAAACATATGGtttgacatttggggaaatatgcTCATTTCTTGCTgaagaagatcaataccactgtCATATCTGTGCAGGAAATGTGAAGCCACTGCTCCCGcaagcagctggttagcttagcataaagactggaaatggaTTGAAACTAGCATGGCTCTGTCCAGGCTAGCGGGTTTTGTCTGGGTGCAGTAACTTCCTGGACTCTCTGCTGGTATCCTGGGAATAAGCTACAGTGTTAATTAGTGAACTTAGTCGGTGCTGGTATGTGGATGTGTTATCTTTTGGACAAAGCTGAAATCCGCctgttatgctaagctaagctaagcaggTGCTAgcagtagcttcatatttaccaaaCAAATATTAGAGTGGCATCGATCTTCTCATGTAATCCTCTGCAACgaaagcaaataagcgtatATTCCAAAATGTAGAACTGCTCCTTTAAGTCAGGTTCAGTCCTCCATATGAAATAAAcctacttattattattattattatcatcaaaatagtttacttgaaatgttttacagaaaaagCTAGTAGAGTAATCATTGATCTTTCTGTGTCTTTACAGATTAGATAAGATTTCACTTTTTCCTTCATAGTTCTAGTGCACCTCTGTTGTAATTAAGCACATTTTAAAGGTGTATTCCAGATTGTTTCCAGGTTAGAAAAGATCTAACAAAATAGAGTAGTAGTTGATAGAGTAAGACCTCTTCTTTTAGTCTTTTGTAAAAGGAAAAGGACATTTAAATTCTCTCTGCCTGTGGCTGCATGTGGAGTAGTTTGAGTCTCTTGAGGGCTAAAGTTGAATGTCCTTTTGGGAGCCCTGTTTTCATTCCCTGTGaatctgtccctctctctgtgtttctctggaCATGTCATCTGCAGCCTAGCCGCCCTACTCTTCCTTCTTCTCACTCCTCTCCGAACTCTGACCTCATGCCAACCTCATGTTGACCTCTGACCCAcatctttatcttttctttttgcgAGCAGTcgtgcattttctttatttttgtgcttttgaaaACCCCACCTTTTTAATATCCGCTCTGTGACCGATACCCCTCACACAGACTGTGTACTCAGCACCCACTGGGAGGGGGGAGGTgaccctcgctctctctctctcgctgtttCTGTCTGTGACCATTACCCTATTTTatattcctcttcctctcttgctGCTCTCCTTTTCTATTTTCCCACTCTGCCTTTTCCCTCTTTTCCCATCCCTTATTTCCCTGCCCTCCTGCCTGTCTGCATGTGCATGAGGCTGACTTTCATCGCTCATCTCCCTCTGTGTTTGCATGGACACACTGGCTTGTTGAAGATGACGAGTCAAATGCTGCATTGACACTAAATGCTGCTTGACCAAAAGACATGTGTTCTTGCATGGCATGTATACTGAGAATGACCTTATactctcttcctcctcaccaCTTTATCCCAAGGGGGGGTAAAAAAAGGCCACAAACCTTTTTTTCGAACTGTGACTTGCGTTGCTCATGTATGAATGTTGTGGTTGTTCTCTATGTCACTGATTCTATGTAAACCGTCCATCTGATGGGTTATTTTGCGTGAAATATATATGtttaatgtctttgtgttgtaCACGGGTCAACTTATTGTAAATGTGCTTATTGTTTAATGTAAACTCATCAATCAGTCTGCGAGAGTGTGTGAGCgtctttatgtgtgtttttagttgtgtaATGTAAGTCTTTGGTGTCCTTCATACGTGTAcatatgtgtgagtgtattaGTGTTAAAGCGAAtggaaaaaataagtaaatttccattacatgtgtttttacCCGATcttcactgctttgtttttctgtgattgtGTCTTTCAATCGGGGGGTCAGGCaatcatttttacacattttacaccCGTCCattccctttatttattttgtttccaaaTCTCTTTCTATCATTCCTGAATCTTCTTACATGGAGAGAGAGGACTGACAAACTCTTTCATTATCTTATTCATGGCAAGcaaaaatgctcattttgtaGTTTGTGTGGTGTCACCAAAAACAGACTCATAACACAATACCCATGGATTCACATCTcgatataatatatttatataccacGTAGACACGCCAAACCCTAACCTTTAAAGGAACCTGACACCGTATCTTCTTTTGTGGCCCAAATGAACAAGGAATGTTGATTTCAAACATTTACTCATCATCTTCTGTGTTCTAGTAGAACAAGAAGATATTTTGTCAGCAATCAATAGACTCCAGAAGTCAAAGCCATGCTGTTTTTTAGCAgatttatgtctttttaatttacaaagacaaatcaccgtacaaatataaatatgtatttttatgatTGCTAAATACAACTATTTTCTATAGTTTCTATATACAACTGACGGCAGTTGAGAGGCTGCGAGAGAAAGCTGAAAGTAGGACAACAGATCCTTCTGGCCGCTTGGTGTCACAAATATCTCCTGCACTCTCAGCAGTTCTCAACAGCCACTGCACTGCCAACCATGAATCAAGTTACACCCTGCAGCTCTGCTCAGCTTCCTCATcactatacagtatacacatacagtgtctctgtctgtctgtatgtctctctctccctctcttacacacacacacacacagaaggtgaACTGCCTTCTCTTCTTGCTCTTCTCTACATACTTGTATGCCCTGCACTACATCTCCTATTTCATCCTATGGTTAATGTATTACCTGGTAACAAATCCTGTAGTGTTACAGTCATAGTGCCACTCACACTTTGCTTTACTTACATTGCCATTCATCAAAACAAATTACCTAAACTATTAGTATAAGTATAGTATAAGGGCATTCTTCATAGTCTCTTActagatttttctttctttttgtgcaATATATAGTTATtatctcaataaaaaaaacattgctgatGCTGTGACATTGTGCTCTATCATGCCAGGTCTGCctttacaaaaaatatactGTTACAAAGGGTGTTCAAGACAGTTGAAGGAGTGACCTGAGTCCACAGCACATTAACAGTGTGCATTTTTACTAATTGATGTAATTACACTTGACAATATCCAATCTATGTTTGATTCAGCAACTGTGTGACTTTCACAACAGATGGAAAATTGAGTCTACCGTATACGTGTTTGCATTAGTGTTAGCAGGACTATAGGCTATATGTTTATTGTatacattataataaatatatgtgtcAATGAAAGAGCAAGCATCTGTGTGGTGAGCTGATGTGTGTGAGGAGAGATGAGATTGCCTGCGTGCATGCTATGCAGCCTGACAACAATATTAACCTGCCTGTTTTTTGAGTGGGTTTGAATGCATGCATATCtgagtgtgagtgtatgtgtgtgatagtATAAAACAAAGAGTGAGCGAGTATATTTAtggcatgtgtctgtgtgacaaAGGTGTTTGTGCCTACTCCAGGTCGGGGGCAGAGGCAGTAATTCCTTTCCGTCTCCCTGCAGGTGGCAGCCAGCAGAGCAGCATCAGTCACTGCTGGGTCCAAACCAAAGTGTTGGTCTCTCAGTCCGTCCAGTtgtgtctgctgctgcttccgCTGCTGCTCTCTCCTTCAGCACTGGCTGATCGAGCTTGACAAACCCTCGTCTAAAAGCTGCCCTTGCTCTCTCGTCCTAAGCTCCTTGCACCCTTATTCTAGCTCCTATTGTCTTggccctcccctctctccttccccaCTCCTCTCCCATTTGTCCCTTCAGCCTCCTCTACTTCCCCCCTAGATGCCCAGCTCCTGGGCAGGGGCACCTATCCCCTCCCGGGGTCCCGGTGCTGTGGGGGTGAGGTGGGGAGGGAGGCGGGGGGCCTGGTGTCAGtgtgcctctctctgtctcgctccAGGTTATGGGCTCGCGCAGGACGAGCTTCTCTCACCGGCCTCCATGCAGTACAGCCTGCCCTCTCCGCTGGGCGCTGAGCCTTACTGGCAAGAAGTCTCCAGTCTGGACTGTGCTCCCATTGccaccacagaagaagacaCCCTCATGGAGATGTCTGATGTGCAGGTGTGGCCCTCAGGCAACAGCCCGTCCCTGGTGCCTGTGGAGGACTCTTCGCTGGAATGCAGTAATGCTGACGACTCAGAAGGTCTGCTGGGGCTGCCGTATGGAAGTCTGGGTCGGCCGGCTAGTCAGGCCAGTGTACCCAGCGGAGGGGGTGGGGTGCTGAGTGGCTCCATCGAGCTGCCCGAAGACGATTCAGAGATGGGCGTTGACTCACTCAGCACTGCCACGCCAGCGTCGCTTGGGGGCACCATCGCTGGGATCAATCTTAACGGGCTGAACAATGGTCAGGGGTCAGAGGCAAGTTCGGAGGTATCAGCAGTTACCAGTACGACTGGTGGaggtggagctggaggaggaggaggaggacaaggagggACGGGCTCAGAGGAAGGGCTTTCTCTTGTTGCAGGACAGCAAAGGGTGTATGCTCGGCTGAGTGAGTCACCTGGTCTGAGCTGTGTTGCAGACCGAAATGGAGACAGGTGAGTCAGACCTCTGTCTGCTTCTCAGGTGACAAGTCAAAATCTCACCAACAAAACAGTAGATCTGTGCTTACATCTCATTCATCTTTATTGCATGTCAGTGGTGAACTggagttttgttgtttttcttgcgGAGGAAGTGACCGCTAAGGGGATACAATCAGGTGTTAAACTATCCTCAGAGTAAGCATGTACAGTGCGTGTGCCACTTCCACATTGATCCGTTCTCTCCTTGCAGGTCAGGTAGTGGTGGAAACGGTGGCGGTGGAGGCTCTTTCCTTTCCTACCTGCAGGAACAGTCAGGCCCGGGGTGGATACCTGTCACGGACCCTACACAGGCCTGGGTGGGCAGTCAGCCAAAGCCCAGGCAGGCCATGGACACCATGATATCATCAGTATGTAACGTCGTAGATGGAGACCAGTCCCACGTATCCCAGGAGGCCTTGCTTCAGCCTGTAAGGGACATGGGCCACTCAGAGATCTTACGGGGGCACTTCAGGGGTACCCAGCCATTTGAGAAGGGTTTGGGCTTCCCACACAGAGTACCAGAGCTGAGGGCCTGGGATGATGTGCGCCTAAAGAGCCAGGTGAGTGTGTTCCATGAAAAATAAAGGGATGTTTGTTTGACAATCAATCAGTCATACAGATATAAAACTATAGGGAGTGATAATAGCGTAGGCTATAACAGTAGTCATGCAAAGCCAACTAACTTCAACATTTAACAAATCAGCATTAGATTGATAATGATAGATCCCagaaacatacaacacacacacacacacacacacacacacacacacacacacacactcacacacacgcacacagagtcAAAGGCCCAAGATGGGCACAAACAGTCCTGCCAAATATAGCAAGCATTCTCACTGTCCCACTCTTGTTACAGGATCCGCCCCACCCTAGTCATTTCCACGTGTGAACTTTTTGGCACAACACCATCACATGAAACTGTAGGACAAAGTCTGACTTGAAACTGTGAGAGAGCAGTAATAGACAGTTGATTTAGGCCCTTTGTGGGCTTGCTATGCTTTAGTATATGGTTCATACTGGTGAGGAAAGAGCCTTTTAGCGTTTGTATTGTTTGGATGCAGTGTTGCAGTGCTGCATAGCGAGGCTTTTTGAGAAAATGGGTCTACTAGACTGTGTGGATGAGAAAATAGCTTATAGTTAAGGTCCCTGAAGGAAGTCAGGGGACAAGTTTCTTACTTCATACTATACTCTCACTACAGCATACAGAACCACACTGGAGAAGCCAAAGGTATTTAAAGGCCACAGATCACATgatcagaaagagagagaggtgtgaaAAGAAGCCTCCCAAGGTTGCTTTAGCTTGGATTTAATGCCATTGAGTGGGTCCCCCTGACCTGACAGTAGGAACAAGTAGGAACAGAGACCCGAAGCATCGGCCCACTGCCCTAGCTAATGGAGGACGGACATGAACTGAAAGACACACAACCAAACAGCGAATGAACCGGTGACAGAAGACCGCAGGCTGCAGCTGTTGCCTTTTCCGTCAGCTGAGAGAAGCACTGGAATTGCATTGGAAACAGGAGTCACTGAAGACTTGAGCAAGTGTATTGATTGTTGTTGATTTGCTGGGGATCAGAGCGGGGTGATGTGGGCCCTGGTGACAGAGCTCCTCTTCAGCTTCGTGCTGCTGGCTTTCCTGGTCATCAGCTGTCAGAATGTCCTCCACATTGCCAGCGGCTCTGTGCGGTCCGTGCTCACCTACATACACGCTCAGCTGGACCGTGAGCTCGGTGAGGTCGACGGAGTGGCTGATGAAGAGGAAAACGTCACTACCAGAGTGGTCCGCCGCAGAGTCATCTTTAAGgtacagagagagggacagaggacaGTCACGCAGAAATTTGAAGAAAGGAttggaaaacaacaataacaggaGATAGATGGAGAAAATAGTGTTTGGTGATTACACGAAAGCAGTGTATTTGGAGTGATGCAGGATAGGTTTGTACTGATAGGGGTACAT includes:
- the ank1a gene encoding ankyrin-1a isoform X8 gives rise to the protein MWALVTELLFSFVLLAFLVISCQNVLHIASGSVRSVLTYIHAQLDRELGEVDGVADEEENVTTRVVRRRVIFKGDEGEDLPGDHVSEEQFTDEHGNIVTKKSSPQDSTPSPKPSYMDT
- the ank1a gene encoding ankyrin-1a isoform X7 codes for the protein MWALVTELLFSFVLLAFLVISCQNVLHIASGSVRSVLTYIHAQLDRELGEVDGVADEEENVTTRVVRRRVIFKGDEGEDLPGDHVSEEQFTDEHGNIVTKKPDTVDVKKGAQIVKCASLRRVKQ